Genomic DNA from Shouchella patagoniensis:
TTGCAATAACAGATGGAGAGATCATTGGAATTGGTGATTATACAGAAGCAAATGAAATCATTGATATAAAAGGAAAGTACATAAGCCCCGCTTTAATTGATGGCCATGTCCATATTGAGTCAGCGATGGTTCGTCCTGAAGATTTTGCGAGTGTCCTTCTTCCAAAAGGTGTGACGACAGTTATTGCTGATCCACATGAACTAGCGAATGTTGCTGGTGCTGAGGCAGTCGAGTATATGTTGCGTGCATCAACGAATTTACCACTAGATGTGAAGATGATGGTTCCATCAAGTGTGCCAGCTGCTTCATTTGAGGAAAACGGGTCAGTATTGACAAGTTCTGATGCTGAGCGACTTTTTCGAGATGGGGGTGCGTATGGATTAGGAGAAGTGATGGACTTCCCAGCTGTTTTAAATGGTGATGAAGAAATGCTAAAAAAAATTGAGCTGGCGAACACATTCGGGGCTGCTGTGGATGGGCACGCCGCAGGCTTGAATGAAGCGGCGTTAAATGCGTATCGCGTTGCTGGGATTGAAAATGATCATGAAGCCGTAACTGCAGAAGAAGCGTTAGCACGAGTGCAGCGTGGGTTTTACGTATTAATGCGAGAAGGAACAGCTGCTCGTGATGTGGAAGCATTGTTACCGGCTGTGACATCAGCGAATGCCCGTCGCTTTGCATTTGCAACGGACGATAAACATCTTGATGATTTGATCGAGGAGGGCAGTGTCGATTTTAATGTACGGAAAGCGATTAAGCTCGGAATGAACCCATTACAAGCCATTCAAATCGGCTCATTAAATGCTGCAGAGTGTTTTAAATTGGACAAAAAAGGTGCGGTTGCTCCTGGTAAAGAAGCGACATTTCTATTGGTATCTGATTTAGACGCTTTTCAAGTAGATGCTGTTTATGTAAATGGGCAGCTTGTTGCCGAACAAGGAAAGTTAGTAGAGCCAATTCGAGAACCAATTCCCGTGCCGGAAAAGTTGTTAGAAAGTATGCATGTAGCGCCATTTACGATTGAAGATCTTTCTTTACGGTTAACAAATTCGGAGGCGACACCAGTTATAAAAGCGAAGCTTGGTTCCATTGTCACAGAGAAATTAGTTGAACGAGTGGAGGCAACTAATGGGGTATTTCAACCAGGTTCAGGTCATTTAAAACTTGTTGTTGTCGAACGCCATCACGCAACTGGTCATATCGGTCTAGGTATCGTGAAAGGTCTAGCCTTTTCTGAAGGAGCAATCGTAGCAACGGTTGCCCACGATTCCCATAACATTATAGCCTGTGGTGCTGATGACAGGAGTCTCTATCATGCGATTCACCATGTAGCCGAAATTGGCGGTGGTATGGCAATTGTAAAGGGAGATCAGGTGCTTGCATCCATGCCACTTCAATTAGGTGGACTGATGTCAATCGAACCGGTTCCCATAGTAAAAAAACAATTGAATGAGCTACAAAAAGCGCTTTTGGAAATAGGATACAACGAAAAAGTAGATCCGTTTTTGACGCTGGCATTTTTAGCTCTTCCCGTTATCCCTTCGATTAAATTAACATCAAAAGGATTGTTTGATGTAAACAGCTTTTCTTTTCTTACACAATAAAAAAGATGGTGCATGTATGTATGCACCATCTCTGACTTTAGACAAAATACCTCTGAGATTTATCTCAGAGGTATTTTGGGTTAATTAAAGTTAGAGAAACATTTTCAAACGAGTTGACTATCTTTTTTTGTTCATCAATATAAAACAAGTCGTTTATCCCACGTGAACGGGCAGTGAAATCTCCACTTAAAACTGCACCATCTTTTTTAATGAACACCGTTGCGTTCGTCCCATTTTTCTTGCGCTTTTAGTAAGTAAACAATTTGACCAATATGATACGCATTATGGATAGTGAGGTGGGCGATCTCTTGATGCCAACTCTCGAAATTTTGATCAGTTGTTTGGTTTAGTGCTTCTTCCCATCTATGATAAATGCCATCCACTTTTTTAATGGTTTCCTCCAGAGAACGATTTTCTAGATTAGTGAATGTATCTTGATTTGAGTTAAGGTGATGATTCGGTAATTCTTCACCAAGAAACCTTTTTAAGTAACGCTCATTATAATAAATTAAATGGTTGAGCGTCTCCCAAATACTATTTGTTTTTGGGTTGGGTTTGTAAGTGGCTTTTGCTTGATCCAATTCTTTAATAGCTTCCATTAGCGATACAAACCAGCCGTTTGTATGATGATTGGCTTTCAATTGCATCAACAATGTTTCTCGTAAATTCATATCACTCACTCTCCTTTGGTAATAGTTTAAGCTGATCACTATTTTCTTGGTACGATTCAGACTGAATGGAAGTACGATGGTAGTCGCCCTCGACCCACGCTGTACGTTGAGAATGGTAGCTGTCACTTGTAACATGCCCTGATTGGCCTGGACCAACGATATGAAAAGTTTCTGATAAATTAGCTAGGTCCATTACCCCACGCCAACCAGCTCCATGTGTTACAGCACCCGTTTCACTGTTGTACCCTGCTGCTTTTACTGTAATTCGACTACCATCAACCGGGAGCGCTTCTGCATTAAGTAAGTAGTTAAGTGGTGAGATAGCTGCAAGGGGATGGTTAAAAATCACTTGGTGATAATCGCCCCATTTCCAGTCTTCTGGGGTATCTCCTTGTAAATCAGTGGCACGATCAACTGCACGGGTAAAGCTTGACGATGCTAACTGTTCGAGTCCTCCTGCTTCTTCTACCCACGGACCAGGTTTTCCTGTTGACGCTGCGCGAAGCAGTTCGTCAACAATATTTGCTCGTCCATCAAACAACTCAGAGACTTCTTCAGGGATTCTCTCTGAAAATAATAGGTCGGTAAGCTCCTCAATCCAAAAATGAAACAGAAGCGGACCGGCTTCCTCACGTGAATCGATTTGGTTCCAAGAACGCAGCATGGAAAGTGCAGAATAATCGATTTTTCGTAATTCTTCTTCAGACAAAGCATCTGTTAATAGAGGGATAAATTCGGCAGCTTGGAGATTAACAGCGTCCATTTGCAACGCCTGCATATCTTCTACCGTATGATCATCTTTTTCCTGAAGTACATCTAGAATGCGTTGATGACGGTATGGTTGGGCCCAAGTGTGGGTTAAGTGATATGGGTAATCATCGCCTGCAATTTGGTTATTTGCGGTAGAAATATAACCTGAATCTGGATCGATCATTGTCGGTAATTCATCCCAAGGAATATACCCTTCCCATTCGTATTCAGAATCCCAACCAGGAACAGGTAAAAGGGCGTCATCCCCGCTTGGTCGAATTGGAATTAACCCATTCGCTCGGTAAGCAATTGTTCCATCTGTGCTAGCAAAAACAAAATTCTGTGCAGGAGCCTGGAAGTTTCTTAAGGCTGCTTCAAATGAATCCCAATCATTCGCGCGATTAAATCCGATAACGGCTTGAAGCTCGGTTGTTGCTTCATAAGCTGTCCAGCGCATCGAGAGTGCGTAATCTTCTTCATCATTTAAATGTGCATAATCAGATAAGATTGGACCATTTTTTGTTAAAACAATTTCATGCGTTACTGGATCGTCGTCTGCCACTTGAATCTCTTCTGTAATAACTTCTGCTTCATACCATTCATCATCATACAAAAATTGGTGTGGATCTTCCGGATGACGCTGTTCAAAATACAATTGTTGCACATCTGGTCCTACATTGGTGACGCCCCAAGCAATGGATTCATTGGAACCTAAAATGATCCCTGGGACACCTGCAAAGATAACGCCAGTAACATTAACGGATGGGGAAGATAAATGGGTCTCATACCAAATGCTTGGCGTCGCAAGACCTAAGTGTGGATCATCTGCAAGCAATGGTTCACCTGATGCCGTTTTCTCACCTGACAGCACCCAGTTGTTGCTACCGTTAAAAGGATGTGGCAAATAGTCTGCTGTTGAACCAAAGGCGGTTCCGACATCAATTGGAATCGATTTTGCTACATCTAAGATGACCGGTCCATCTTCTGGATAAACGGGAAGTAAATCAATTGCTTCCGCATCAGTAACATTTTGTGCGAGCCAGTAACGAAATGCCTGTCCTTGCCAGTTCCCACCTAAATCATAAGCCATGAATTTTCCAATTGTTAGTGAATCAAGTGGTTCCCAAGGAGTGGGTTCATATCCTGCTAACCGAAACTCTAGAGGTAGCTCACCTGCTGTTATTGCTTGTTCCATATACGCATTGACACCTGCGGCATACGATTCCAAATAAGAGTAGGTCTCTTCGTCGTAAGCTGCCGCAGAAGCTTCAGCGGCTCGGCGCAATCCAAACGTACGAAAAAAGCGATCTTGGTCGAGCATGGAGGCACCTATGACCTCGGCTAACTGACCAGAGGCTTGGCGTCTGCTTAAATCCATTTGAAATAAACGATCCTGTGCTGTGACATATCCTTGAACGAAATACAAATCTTCATCCGTTTGTGCTTCAATATGAGGAACGCCTTGAGCATCCCGGTACACATCCACTTCATTTGAGAGTCCGGAGAGGGAAATCTCACCGCTCGTTTGAGGTAATGGTTTTTTTAGTTGTACATACCCCCATATTGCAGTTGCTGCGAGTAGAACAATAATTCCCGTAACTCCAATTAAAAGCACTCGCTTTATAGATATCCGTTTTTTTCTTCGGCCCTGTCTTGGTGCTGTTTCCATCAAAATCCCCCTATCATTATGTAAAAAGAGAACGCTTACACTATTTTATTCGGAAACGGGTAGGCTGAATCCTGCATTCTTATTTGCGTTTTCCAGACAATCCTTCATACTAGAGGGGATAGAGAACGAATGAAGGAGAGGATGGGTACAATGATTTTAATTGAAAATGAGCATCTTCTAGTAGAAATTGCAAATAAAGGAGCAGAAATTCGTAGCATCTGGAATAAAGGTCGAAAAAAACAACTGATGTGGGAGGGTGATCCAGCGTATTGGGGCAGGGTATCACCTGTACTGTTTCCAATCGTTGGTAAGCTGAAGGATAATCAGTACACCCATAAAGGGGATACATATAACTTACCTCAACACGGATTTCTGCGCGATCAAGTATTTGTGACAAACACATTAAAAAAGGAAGAAGCTTTGTTTCATTTTGAATCATCGAACCAGTTTGCGGATGTATATCCATTTGAATTCACTGTTTATATCACATACACGTTAGAAGGCAACACATTGAAGGTCAGCTGGAAAGTCTCCAATGATAACAATGAGCCAATGTATTTTTCCATTGGTGCCCATCCTGCTTTCAATGTCCCGTTTCGTGAAGGTGAACAACTTGCTGATTATGAATTGCACATACAGCCAAGTGAAGAGATGAAGCAATTTGAATTAGAAGGTGGTTTCGTTCAAGAAAAGCAGCAAGAAACCGTTGCAACAACCCTCTCACTAACCGACCATTTATTCGCGGCTGATGCGCTAATTTATGAGAATGCAAATAATATTACACTCCGATCAACAGAAGATGAAACAGAACAAATTACCGTTCAATTCCCCGACTTTCCGTATGTTGGAGTATGGTCGAAGTATAATGATGAAGACCAAAGCATTGCACCATTTGTGTGTATCGAACCATGGTTTGGACTTGCAGATACCGCCAATACAAGCGGTGAACTATCAAAGAAAAAAGGGATTCAAACGCTTCAAGCGTATGAATCGTTTAGAGCGTCTTATACGATGACGTTTACGTAATGATAAAAACCGGCTTTCAGAGGAAAGCTGGTTTTATTTTTGGTATAGGATAGCCCCTCGGTCGCTGCCCGTTCTGTAATGTCACGATTTCGTCAATGTTAGTCAGAGGATTCGAATAATTTAAGGAGAAAGATAGATGTATACATCGATAAATATGGGGGTGTTGCAATGATCTTTTATACAATTCGGTGCATTACATGTAAGCAAGATTATAAGATTATGGAAGGGTCAAAGCTTTATAAAGAGTATAAAGAAAATCCGTCTGAACAACGGATGTGTCAAGAGTGCGTGGAACAGATTGAACGAGATGCAAAGAAGCAGTTTTTTGGATAATAGAAAAATAGAAGGCAGATCATGTTATGTGGTGTAGTCATGTTTTAATAAAACCCTTTTTCAGTGTTTCACCTCATTCTCTTTTTACATGCTACATTTCGAGCTTATACGGCAAGCGATTGTTATTAGAAAAAAGACCTGTTCAAAGGTCTTTTTTTCGTTCTCATGATTAACTACGTGCAAGCTCTGAACGTTTTCCTGCTTTCATCACCATACCTGGCAATGATTTGGGGAACCACGATTCGACCGTGCGCGCTGAGGTGAGTAATTTGTCTAAATTAATACCGGTAGTCACATCAATCTCGTGGAACATATGAACCAAATCTTCGGTACAAACATTGCCTACTGCAAGTGGTGCATATGGACATCCACCAAGCCCGCCGAGGGAAGCGTCGAAATGAGTTACCCCAGCTTCATAGCCTGCAAGTACATTTGCAAGAGCAAGACCACGGGTATTATGAAAATGCAGCCCGAGCGGTATGTTCTCGCCAAATTGGCTATAAAAGAGACGAACAAGTTGTTTCACTTGATAGGGATTGGCCATGCCGGTTGTATCACCAAGTACAATCTTGCTTGCTCCAGCATGTAAAAACTTTTCTGTCATTGATAAAACGTCCATTTCATTCACTTTGCCACTAAAGGGACATCCAAATGAAGTAGCTAAAATTGCTGTGACAGAAATATCTTCTGCTGCTTCTTGAACGTTAGGGAGCAAATTAGCGAGTCCTTCTTCAACCGAGCAATTTGAGTTCTTCTGATTGAATGCATTGCTCACAGCCATTGAGACGTGTAGCTTCGTAATGGTTGAATGGAGGGCTCGTTGAATGCCGCGCTCATTTAACGCAAGTCCTGCTACTTCAATTCCTGCCGGTCTATCCCAAGAAAGAAGGACTTCTTCGGCATCTGCCATTGCGGGGACATGTTTTGGGTGCACGAAAGAAACCGCTTCCAAATCAGTGACGCCTGAATCCGTTAGCATCGATAACATGTCTACTTTCTGTTCAGTAGAGAGCAAGGTCGACTCGTTTTGCAAACCATCACGAACACCAACTTCACAAATCGTAATCATGAAAACAACTCCTTTAAATAGAGATTGGTAGATGTAGCAAGTATAGCATATAAGAACTGAATCTTTTGAAGTAACAAGTAGCATTCAAATAGAAGTTGGTGCATAGAAATAGAAAAGAGGAACATGCCTGCGCAGCTGTTCCTCTTTTACTTCATTTATGCTTGCATCGCCAAGTATCTGAAAAAACTTACCGCCGCAATGATGACTACAGCAATTAAATAAATGATGGATAGCCGTTGTTCTCTCACGCTTTCTGTTTTTAGCGCCTGTAAAATAAGAAGGGCGACTAAGACGATATTTAAGAGCGATACGATAAAAAATGGAAAAATACTTTGATACAAATTCTGCGAGGTGATTCCCACAATATTCACGAGGGCTACGAGAACAAATAGCCACATATAAACCATCATTAAAAAAGTAGGACGTTCTTTTTTCTTATTGTTTTCAGACATGTGTAAGCTCCTTACGTAAATAATTTCTTTTCCCGCCATTTTCCATAGCGATAATACAAATAAGCAAATAAACTACTTAAAACAAAGCTTGCACCCATACCAAGTGCAATGCCTGATTCTCCAAACCAAGCGGAAAACAAAGTTGTTAAAGGATATCGCAACACCCAGAGCGAAAGAATATTTAAGACAAGCACTTGGTACATTGCGCCGGCAGCGCGGACGATTCCGTTTAAAACAAAGTTTAACCCAAGAAACGGATAACAAAATGCAATCATTTGCAAGTAGTTACGACCAAATGCAACTGCTTCTTCGTCTTGAATAAACAAGCGTACACCTAGCTCTGCAAGTAGAAGAATAATTAAGGCGACAATACACATTAATGCTAAATTATAGATAGCAGCTGTTTTGGCAAGCTTGGCTAGCCGTAATGGAGCATTTGCACCAATCAATTGGCCTGCCATGCTGTTAACGGCTGTACCAAGCGCAGCAGCTGGAAGCATAATGAGACTGTCGAGGCGCTGTGCCGCGCTGAATCCAGCGACTGCCGTTTCACCAAAAGAAGCAACGGTGCCCATAATCGCTGCAAGAGCAGCCGAGATAACGACCATTTGTAATGACGCTGGAATCCCTAACCGAAAAATGAGTGCAATTTCTTCTTTTGCTGGAATGCTTGCCTTTGGAATGGGCATACGATTGTTCTTGTAAACTGTGTACCCGCCATAGAGAAAAGCGAATCCCTGTGATAGTAGTGTAGCATAGGCGGCTCCTTCAATGCCTAAGTTGAATACTGCAATAAACACCGGATCAAGGACAATATTAAGTCCAACGGCAAGTCCGACAATTTTCAATGGTGTTTTACTGTCTCCAAGTGCACGTAAAACAGTTGAAATAAAATTGTAGCCAACTAAAAAGATCAACCCGAGAAAATGGATTTGTAAGTAAGCTAAAGCTCCCTCCATCATTGATTCAGGAGTTCCAAGTAGCAAAAGAATGGTAGGAGCAAGCAGAATGCCGAGTGCGCTTAATAAAAGGGATAAAAAAGCAAATAGCACCATAAACGCATTTAAGTACTTGATTAAACCTTGTTCATCTTTCCGCCCCCGCTGCTGTGAGAGTATTGTTAATACGGCGTTGTTTAAACCGAGCACGAGTGAGAGGACAGTGAATAAAATAGTGCCAGCAATAGCGACTGATCCGAGGGCGTTCCCCCCAAGAAGATTACCTATCCAAAGGCTGTCGACTAATTGGTAGGACGTTTGCAACAGATTCGTTATCATAATTGGACCGGAAAAGACAATTAATTGTTTTAATAAAGGTCCATTAGTGAAATCCAATTGATTTTGCTTCATTAAAAAGATCCCTTCGTGCTTTGTATAATTAGTTTAACATGGGTAGAATCCTTACAGTATCTTAATGTTTGCTTCATAGTATCTAAATAGTAAAAGCATATAATGAAAGCATCAAGAAGAAGGAGGCGCTCGATATGGAAGATGACATGCAATATGAGACAGGCGAGAATATGGTAGTAGGCGCAGGGTGGGCACTTGCAATCAGCATTCCTTTATGGGTTGGCATCATTCTTTTAAGTTATGTGCTATTTATTTCATAAAAAGAGAAGAAAAAATAAAAATTTGTAGCCGTAACCAGTTGATACTGGTTTTTTTGTTGTTTACCCTTTTCAATCTTTCATGTATGATAATGATTATCAATACTATTATAAATGAACGAAAAAAAGGGTAAAAGATATGGGCAAACAATCAGCCGAAACAACTTTAGAGAAAGCAAAAGAAAAGTCTAAGCCGCTTGGTGCAGTTTTTGTCGGACTTATCGGGCTTGCTCTTCTTATTGTCGCTCTTCTTTTTTCCATTTCATATGGGGCGGCGCAGATTGATCTTAAAACCGTCTGGCAGGCTGTTTTTCAATTTGATCAATCGATAACGGATCATCAAATTATTCAAGAAATTCGTCTCCCACGTGCGCTTGGCGCTGCACTCGTTGGCAGCTTTCTCGCTGTATCTGGCGCAATTATGCAAGGGATGACGCGAAATGCGCTAGCCGAGCCATCTATTATGGGGGTTATGGACGGCGCTGCTCTTGCAATAGCGATTATGTTCGCGTTTGGAGCAAGTGTCTCTGGTGTAAGCCTAATGTTTGCAGCATTTATTGGAGCTGGAGCAGGTGCTGCTTTTGTTTTTGCTGTTGGATCGCTTGCTCGCGGAGGACTCTCTCCGGCGAAATTAGCACTCGCAGGTGTAACGGTTGGGGCATTTTTAAGTGCCATATCATCAGGCATTGCCATTCATTTTAACGTTGCTCAAGATATTAGCTTTTGGTTTGCTGGTGGTCTAGCAGGGATGAACTGGTATAACATACGTTTGATTATCCCTGTAGCGATTGTTGGTTTAGGATTTGCCTTCGCACTGTCCCGCTCGGTGACCGTGTTAAGTTTAGGTGAAGATGTAGCTCGTGGACTCGGGCAGCGTATTTTATTAATAAAAACACTAGGTGTTATTGTAGTTTTGCTTCTTACTGGAGCTGGAGTAGCGGTTGCGGGGGCAATTGGCTTTATTGGGCTCGTTATCCCTCATATTACGAGAGGGCTAGTAGGCGTTGATTATCGTTATATTATTCCTTGTTCAGCTGTACTCGGTGCTCTTTTACTTGTCTCCGCTGACTTGGCGGCAAGACTTGTTAATGCACCTTATGAAACGCCGGTTGGAGCGATGACTGCTTTAATCGGGGTCCCTTTCTTCCTTTATTTAGCACGTCGTGAAGGGAGAGGCCTGAAATGAAAAAAACATTTTTAAAGCGACCGACAACCATTATGGGTATGCTCATCGTTGCGATTGTTGTCCTTTTCTTTGTTAGCCTGCAAACTGGCGCAATTCAAATTAGTCCAACGCAAGTTGTGCGGACATTGTTTGGGTATGGAACCGAACGGGATGCATTGGTCCTGTTTGAATTCAGGCTGCCACGCATGGTTATTGCGTTATTAATTGGCGCGGGACTTGCTGTATCTGGAGCAATTTTACAAAGCATATCGCAAAATGACCTCGCTGATCCAGGAATTTTAGGGATTAATACGGGAGCGGGACTCGCTGTAGTTATCTTTATTTTCTTCTTTCAAGGGTCGTTAACTGGATTAGGTGGCTTTTCCGTTTTCATCATGCCATTTTTTGCGCTTATTGGAGCGTTAGTTGCTGCTATTCTCATTTATGTGCTTGCTTGGAAACAAGGAATCACACCCGTTAGGCTGATCTTAGTTGGAATCGGTTTAAATGCTGCATTTAGCGCTTTGCTCATCGTCATACAATTACGGATGGAACCAAACGATTTTATGCAGGCGACGATTTGGTTAACGGGAAGTATATGGGGGACTACGTGGACGTATGTCTGGGCCGTGTTGCCTTGGATTCTTATTCTTATACCACTTGCTTTTTATAAAGCAAGAACATTAAACGTTATGCAAATTGGCACGCAGTCAGCGGTTTCATTAGGAGTCCCGCTTGAGCGGGAAAGACGAACGCTGCTTATTTTAGCTGTTAGTCTTGCTGCTGTCTCAGTAGCTGTTGGTGGAGGAATTGCTTTTCTTGGTTTAGTTGCACCACATATTGCACGTCGCCTCGTTGGTCCGAGGCATGAAGTACTGATCCCAGCTGCTGCTTTGACAGGTGCATTGATTTTACTTACGGCTGATATGATTGGGCGAAACTTACTCGCGCCGTCTGAAATACCAGTCGGCATTGTGATTGCTATTCTTGGAGCGCCTTACTTTTTGTATTTGTTAATGAGAACGCCATAGGAGGGACTTATTTTGTCACGTTTATCGACAGAGAAGCTATCAATTGGATACGAAAAAAGAGAGATTGTGAGCGATCTTTATCTTCATATTCCAGATGGGAAAATTACAACGATTATTGGACCAAACGGCTGTGGAAAGTCAACCATACTTAAAACCGTTGCGCGAATTCTAAAAGCGTCAAAAGGAGCCGTTTATTTAGATGGTAAGTCGATTCATAAACAATCAACAAAGGAAATTGCGAAAAAGATGGCTGTACTTCCACAGTCTCCTGAAGCGCCAAGTGGATTAACTGTTCAAGAACTTGTGGCATATGGTCGATATCCTCATCAAAAAGGGTTTGGCCAATTAAAAGATTATGATCACGAGATTATTAAGTGGGCTCTTGAGCAAACAAATATGCTCGAATTTGCGGAGCGCTCCATTGAGGCGCTTTCTGGTGGGCAGCGACAGCGAGTTTGGATTGCAATGGCTCTTGCCCAAGAAACGGATATTCTCTTGCTTGATGAACCGACAACATACTTGGATCTTGCGCATCAACTCGAAGTATTGCAAGTACTCGAACGTTTAAATAGAGAACAGAATCGAACGATTGTAATGGTTATCCATGATTTAAATCATGCTGCACGCTTTGCTGATTATATGGTTTCCATTCGCAACGGCAAGATTATGAAAGAGGGTTCTCCAGAAGATGTGATGTGTTCGGATGTATTGCGGGACGTAT
This window encodes:
- a CDS encoding ABC transporter ATP-binding protein, whose translation is MSRLSTEKLSIGYEKREIVSDLYLHIPDGKITTIIGPNGCGKSTILKTVARILKASKGAVYLDGKSIHKQSTKEIAKKMAVLPQSPEAPSGLTVQELVAYGRYPHQKGFGQLKDYDHEIIKWALEQTNMLEFAERSIEALSGGQRQRVWIAMALAQETDILLLDEPTTYLDLAHQLEVLQVLERLNREQNRTIVMVIHDLNHAARFADYMVSIRNGKIMKEGSPEDVMCSDVLRDVFQIDASIVSDPRTGKPVCLTYDLMNEQHHHEEQIEKIPALV